A genomic window from Punica granatum isolate Tunisia-2019 chromosome 2, ASM765513v2, whole genome shotgun sequence includes:
- the LOC116194780 gene encoding O-acyltransferase WSD1-like — protein MIMNDGRRNKPSIEFSQTKELMTGSSEVRSDDEPLTPIGRLLFQEEFAHVVHCALGMKHPIDVEAVKASIKDSIMVKHPRFCSLLVRDRHGVERWRRTEIDINRHFVIVNERVAGSEDDEAAVNEYLADFATSSGLILDKPLWEIHVLRAHNSMILRIHHSLGDGTSLLSMLLALCRKADNPGHLPTIPSAKRRRCDGSFWCRALRFLQMVWFTIIFAFGLILRSTFWRDPKNPISGGDGVELWPKKLATARFLLEDMKLAKRAVPNATINDVLLSILSRGLFRYLDEKWPNSMRTGDQMTGVVIANLRDRPGLIEYASMMTKNQGLRWGNRFGLYLAPLYYRKYKDPLDHLRKAKKMFDRRKNSLAAQFSYWIMDILMAGFGAMVSCFFTKRILCNTTFMISNMVGPREEIAYLGNPITYIRVTSSSLPNALTMHMVSYADRADLQILVAKDIIPDPEFLAKCFEDALLEMNAVAAAAGSVRERPKYPKTEKPDPTCLEKPGELDP, from the coding sequence ATGATTATGAACGATGGTCGAAGAAATAAACCTTCTATAGAGTTTTCACAGACGAAGGAACTGATGACGGGCTCCTCGGAAGTTCGCTCCGACGATGAGCCGCTGACGCCAATTGGTCGGCTGCTCTTCCAGGAGGAGTTCGCCCACGTGGTCCACTGTGCCCTGGGAATGAAACACCCTATTGACGTAGAAGCCGTGAAGGCCTCGATAAAGGACTCCATCATGGTGAAGCACCCGAGGTTTTGCAGCCTATTGGTTCGTGACCGCCATGGAGTCGAGCGCTGGAGGAGGACTGAGATTGATATCAATCGTCACTTTGTCATAGTCAATGAACGGGTTGCCGGTTCGGAAGATGATGAGGCCGCAGTCAACGAGTACCTTGCGGATTTTGCGACTTCCTCGGGGCTGATCCTCGATAAGCCCTTGTGGGAAATCCATGTCCTCAGGGCCCACAATTCTATGATCTTGAGGATTCATCATTCACTGGGAGATGGGACCTCGCTTCTGTCGATGCTCTTGGCATTGTGCCGGAAGGCAGACAATCCAGGCCACCTCCCCACGATCCCCTCGGCAAAACGGAGACGATGTGATGGTTCCTTTTGGTGCAGGGCTCTGAGGTTCCTGCAGATGGTGTGGTTCACTATTATATTCGCGTTTGGGCTTATACTGAGGAGCACATTTTGGAGGGATCCGAAGAACCCGATCAGTGGCGGAGACGGGGTCGAGCTATGGCCAAAGAAGTTGGCCACCGCGAGATTTTTGCTTGAGGACATGAAGCTAGCAAAGAGAGCTGTGCCCAATGCAACCATCAATGATGTGCTTCTCAGCATTTTATCGAGGGGACTATTTCGGTACTTGGATGAGAAATGGCCTAACTCAATGCGCACCGGGGATCAAATGACTGGAGTAGTCATTGCTAATTTACGAGATCGGCCTGGACTCATAGAATACGCCAGTATGATGACCAAGAACCAGGGATTGAGGTGGGGAAACCGTTTTGGGTTATACCTGGCTCCTCTCTATTACCGCAAATACAAGGATCCTTTGGATCATTTAAGAAAGGCTAAGAAGATGTTCGATCGGAGGAAGAACTCCCTGGCGGCGCAATTCTCATACTGGATTATGGATATTCTGATGGCAGGTTTCGGTGCAATGGTCTCGTGCTTCTTCACTAAGCGGATACTTTGCAACACCACGTTTATGATCTCCAATATGGTCGGGCCTCGAGAGGAAATTGCTTATTTGGGGAACCCCATAACTTATATTAGGGTCACTTCGTCTAGCTTGCCCAACGCCCTCACTATGCACATGGTTAGCTACGCAGACCGCGCGGACCTCCAAATTCTGGTTGCCAAGGACATAATTCCCGACCCTGAGTTCCTTGCCAAATGCTTCGAAGATGCTTTGCTGGAGATGAATGCAGTGGCTGCAGCAGCTGGGAGCGTACGTGAAAGgccaaaatatccaaaaacTGAAAAACCCGACCCTACCTGTCTCGAAAAACCGGGTGAATTAGACCCCTAA